The following are from one region of the Bacillus thuringiensis genome:
- a CDS encoding BC_2427 family protein gives MDSPLVGKGIWNKVDKGEILNDQDDSREIRKNKKSEEAKPKKETKAIRAEKESKKPESKKETKAIRAEKESKKPESKKETKVIQAEKESKKPESKKETKVIQAEKESKKPESKKETKVIQAEKESKKPESKKETKAIQAEKESKEPELEKEAKVNGLEGVEVKIESEKENKTNELEKKNEETDSKKKSIDSGSKIETSVRSIEVKTPFSIISDVTSFIKSPNISVKNQEAFVFRNEKDATGRELDSKLLTTMQHYHGEINCNLVSSTLHEKRVLLELSNQKVKGDMEESWLGTSSWIPIHGIILEKEVEADVNNYIKVKLPIEIGRYKGEISLIEKVVFKEKVIGIKEVSQEIILTKKEFLLPKIIKKGHNPSIIEKGGLRVEGYIFQCIELISEQSKSHDKHYQLMQNIVLELTIQLLQEQEVRVQII, from the coding sequence ATGGATAGTCCATTGGTTGGTAAGGGAATATGGAACAAAGTTGACAAAGGGGAAATATTAAATGATCAAGATGATTCACGCGAAATAAGAAAAAATAAGAAAAGTGAAGAAGCAAAACCAAAGAAAGAAACGAAAGCAATACGAGCAGAGAAAGAAAGTAAAAAACCAGAGTCAAAAAAAGAAACGAAAGCAATACGAGCAGAGAAAGAAAGTAAAAAACCAGAGTCAAAAAAAGAAACGAAAGTAATACAAGCAGAGAAAGAAAGTAAAAAACCAGAGTCAAAAAAAGAAACGAAAGTAATACAAGCAGAGAAAGAAAGTAAAAAACCAGAGTCAAAAAAAGAAACGAAAGTAATACAAGCAGAGAAAGAAAGTAAAAAACCAGAGTCAAAAAAAGAAACGAAAGCAATACAAGCAGAGAAAGAAAGTAAAGAACCAGAGTTAGAAAAAGAAGCGAAAGTGAATGGATTAGAGGGAGTAGAGGTGAAAATTGAATCAGAAAAAGAAAATAAAACAAATGAATTAGAGAAAAAAAATGAAGAAACAGATTCAAAGAAAAAAAGTATAGATTCAGGATCGAAAATAGAGACTTCAGTACGTTCAATAGAAGTGAAAACTCCATTTTCTATTATTTCGGATGTTACTAGTTTTATAAAATCTCCTAATATTAGTGTGAAAAATCAAGAAGCATTTGTATTTCGTAATGAAAAAGATGCAACAGGTCGTGAACTGGATTCTAAGTTATTAACTACAATGCAACATTATCATGGAGAAATTAATTGTAATTTAGTTTCTTCAACCCTTCATGAGAAGAGAGTACTTTTAGAACTTTCTAATCAAAAAGTAAAAGGAGATATGGAAGAGAGTTGGCTAGGTACATCTTCGTGGATTCCTATCCACGGCATAATATTAGAGAAGGAAGTTGAAGCGGATGTAAATAATTATATAAAGGTGAAACTACCAATAGAAATAGGGAGGTATAAAGGTGAAATTAGTTTAATAGAAAAGGTGGTTTTTAAAGAAAAAGTTATAGGAATAAAAGAGGTATCACAGGAAATTATTTTGACAAAAAAAGAATTCTTATTGCCAAAAATAATAAAAAAAGGACATAATCCATCTATAATTGAAAAAGGAGGCTTACGTGTAGAAGGCTATATATTTCAATGTATAGAACTTATATCAGAACAAAGTAAATCTCATGATAAACACTACCAGTTAATGCAAAATATCGTATTGGAGTTGACTATCCAATTATTGCAAGAACAGGAAGTTCGTGTGCAGATTATATAA
- a CDS encoding gamma-type small acid-soluble spore protein: protein MNKKQQGYNKATSGASIQSTNASYGTEFATETNVQAVKQANAKAEAQKAQASGAQSANASYGTEFATETNVQAVKQANAQAEAQKAQASGAQSANASYGTEFATETDVHAVKKQNAQSAAKKSQSSSSNQ, encoded by the coding sequence ATGAACAAAAAACAACAAGGTTACAATAAGGCAACTTCTGGCGCTAGCATCCAAAGTACAAATGCTAGCTATGGTACAGAATTCGCAACTGAAACAAATGTACAAGCAGTAAAACAAGCGAATGCAAAAGCAGAAGCACAGAAAGCCCAAGCTTCAGGTGCACAAAGTGCAAATGCTAGCTATGGTACAGAATTCGCAACTGAAACAAATGTACAAGCAGTGAAACAAGCGAATGCACAAGCAGAGGCACAGAAAGCCCAAGCTTCAGGTGCACAAAGTGCAAATGCTAGCTATGGTACAGAATTTGCAACTGAAACAGATGTACATGCAGTGAAAAAACAAAATGCACAATCAGCTGCAAAAAAATCACAATCTTCTAGCTCTAATCAATAA
- a CDS encoding YjcZ family sporulation protein — translation MSYGGGFAGGFALLVVLFILLIIVGAACFC, via the coding sequence ATGAGTTATGGTGGCGGATTTGCTGGTGGCTTTGCTTTATTAGTTGTATTATTTATTTTATTAATCATAGTTGGAGCTGCTTGTTTCTGCTAA